The sequence tcattgaaccagggttggtctcctggcttgacggtaatggtagagtgggggatatgccgggccatgaggttacagattgtgtttgagtacaattctgctgctgctgatggcccacagcgcctcacggatgcccagttttgcattgctagatctgttcgaaatctatcccatttagcacggtggtactgcCACAAAACCACAATTTCAGGAAGAAAAACATTGAAGCTTGAAGCACACAAAATATCATCCACAcaaaaattccatttattccacacGCAAGCAGAGTGGAATAGCATGtgcttttactttttaaaaaattacattgCTTGTCTTCTTTCTCTAAACTTCTGAAGTGCCTGCAATTAAAACTCCAAACAAGGTTAATTCCCAAGGAACACCTTAAAGTATTTAGTCCTAAAAGGAAGCCTGCTTGCACACAAAAAGCAAAGTGCCTTGCCTTTGCAGCTTGAAAAATCTGCACTCACAGCTTATTAATGGGACAGAACACTAGAACgtcttacatttcacctcaactctcTTCTTTTACCTGCGAGTCATAATAACACAATAAACTCCCAACACTAATTGCTTCCTTAGAGCCCCAACTTAACTTTACAGAACATTAAattgacacagacacactcaaTAATTACATCACACTTTCATATTTCCATGCACCCCAGAATTATGAACTCCTGTAATGAGTTATAAACTCAAAGTGCCAAAGAACACATTaaaactcacacacatacattattATCGGAAGCTTCCTTTGTATTCTCTGTTCTTACAAACATTTGTCTTGACAACTTGAAATTTAAGTTAGGACTCAAAATAGAAGCAAGCAAGATAAATAAATTACATTAGTGGTTTTGATTCCCCTTTCCTTCAACTGCTTTTAGTTTTCTAGGAAGCAAAAGAACTAAAGAggaaatgagaagaaatttcttcacaagGGGGGGTTGATAGGATGATGTATTCAGATTCAATAAGAACTTTTAAAGGCAATTGGTAATGTACTtaaagaggaaaaatttgcagggggatagggaaaaagctggggtgttggactaaattggacagttgtttcaaagagccagcacaggcttgatgggacaaattacttccttctgtgccgtatgattctatgattcgttttttaaattcttttgtgaaatgtgagcattgttggcaaggtcaacatttgttgcccatctctaatttcccctgagaatttagtggtgagctgctttcttgaactgctgcagtccatctggtgtaggtacacccacaatgctgttaaggagggagttccagatttttgacccagcgacaatgaaggaacggcgatatagttccaaatcaggatggtgtgtggcttggaggggaaattgcaggtggtggtgttcccacgtatctgctgcctttgtccttttaggtgatagcggtcacgggtttggaaggtgctgtcgaaggaagcttgacGAGTGATTGCCATCTATGGTTCCTTGGATCTTGAGGTATCTGGCCTGCTGATATGATTAGAGTCACTGAGCCTCCATGGGGAGTTGGCTTCAACAAGCAAGCAAAGCATCTGTCACCTGCCTGTTGTAGCTGTGAACAGATAACTGAGAGATATCAGAAAATCATCTGAAGCAACTAGAATGAGGCCaaggcatagaaattcagcactGGAACTAGGGTCACTGCCATCATCATCATTATGTCAGCCATAAATCAAAGAAAATAATGTCACTAAGCTTGTTTTAAATATTTACTTCcccacaccaccccaccaccaccccgcaaTTACCTATTCCATTATAACCCCAACCTAGCCATATCACTTCAGAAGCACTTGCGATGGACTATGGAGGGCCCTGACTCATCATATTCTTGCTTGGTGATCCACATTTGCTGGAAGGTGGAGAGAGAAGCCAAGATGGAGCCACCGATCCACACTGAATACTTCCTCTCGGGCGGAGCAATGATATTAATCTTCATTGTGTTCGGAGCCAGTTCTGTGATTTCCTTCAGCATTCGATCAGCAATGCCAGGAAACATGGTAGATCCACCAGCCAGGACAATATTTGCATAGAGACCACTCCTGATGCAGCTTTCACATGCCTTGATGCTATCATTGGCAGTCTCATGAACTCCAGCTGATGGCATTCCCAAGAAGGAAGGTTGGAATAGAGCTTCTGGGCATTGGAAACGTTCATTGCTGATGGTGATCACTTGACCATCAGGAAGTTCATAGTTTTTGTCCAGGGAGGAAGAGGAAGCGGCCATTGCCATCTCCTGGTCATAATCAAGAGCCACATAGCAAAGCTTCTCCTTGATATGTGTTGCAACCAATTTCTCAGCAGGCGTGATGAAATGGCACCTACGGTGAATCAAACTCTCTATTAAGTAGTCATTGAGCTCCCTGCCAGCAAAGCTTAGACGCCTAACACTATCCGGTACCATATAACCATCATTGACTGGCATAGCATAGGTCACACCATCACCACAGTCCAACACAAGGCCCGTGATGCGGCCTGTTGCATACATGGAGAGTACACCGGGGAGAGCAACATAGAATCCTGGTGGAGCAAAACTCTCAAATATCATCTGGGTCATCTTCTCCCGGTTTGCTTTGGGGTTCAGAGGTGCCTCTGTGAGTAAAACAGGACGTTCTGCTGGGGTAACTTGCAGCTCATCATAGAATGCGTGGTGCCAGATCTTCTCCATGTCATCCCAGTTGGTCACAATCCCATGTTTGATTGGATACTTGGAGATCCAAATGTCTGGCCTATCCCTGGCTTCATCCCCAACACAGTGGTCTTTTGGACCTTTGCTGACCATGGCATCCTAGAGTATAAAAGAAAACATTATTGTTTATCTTCCCCTTTCCCTACTCTATCATTCATCCTCCTCTTTTTCTACTCTATTATTTATCTCTCCTTTCCCTATTGTTTAACCTTCGATTTGCTCACCCTATTGTATATAAAACCCTTTCTCCACTCTGTTGTTTATCCTCCCCTTTCCTAGGTATTGAATTAGTGGACAACAAACTTACACCCAGCCAATTTGAGCATGTAAAGTCCTGTCTACCAACCTCTTTGGACAGATGCTGAAGCTGGGACAGCTGTCCCCTATACCagccaagcaacaacctgacataggctTAGTGAAAGAATATCAGCCAATAGCTTAGACTTCATCATCAGCATTTCTGTGCATGTCCTCCCACtgggcagaacagacccaccagagctgcAGGCATGGTGGTATAAAATTTGGGGTTGTTGCGGGAaatggtcctgggagtcctcaacgttcaCTTTGGGCCCCATTAAGTCCTATgatttcaggtcaaacatgggcatggaaatcTCTTGCTGATTATCACTGAGTGCCCTCCCCCAGCTGGTGatccagtactcctccatgttgagcaccatttGAAAGAAGCACCAAGGGTAGCAAAGACACAGCATGTGATTAGGGTGGGGgaccaatgtccaccaccaagtgtGGCTCAGTGATATCCCCACTTACCAAGCTGAGTCCAGACGAGCATAACTGCCAGACTATCACAGAGCCTTGTGGAGACCAAATcctttcttcacactgaggacacctccTTCATGTCTTTGATTAAGAACAGAtctagctgctcaaaactgggcatccatgaggcactgtgagcaaTCGGCGGCAGCTACAGAATTGTaagccaccacaatctgtaacccagtAGCCCAACATACCCCTCAGTCCTCCATCTCCATCAAGCCAGACAATTAACCTTTGCTCAATGAGCAGTATggaagagcatgtcaggagcagcatcaggcatacctgaaaataagGTGCGAAAACTACTTGCATTCTCAACAGTGAAAGCAGcatactatagacagagctaagaaatctcacaaccaacagatcaggtcaaagctctgcagttctgacaCATCAGATTATCaataatggtggacaattaagtgacatccctgtcctcaatgatggcagagcccagcacatgagtgcaaaagaaaaggcagaaatgtttgcaaccatcttcagccagaagtgccgagtggataatttTTCTCAGCCTCTTTGAGCTTCTCACCATCATTGATGCCTGTCTTCTGCCAATTCAATTGCACATGACATCAAGAAtcagctgagtgcactggacagAACAAAGGCTATGGGGCTGAAGAACATCCTTACTGTATTGctgaaacttgtgctccagaacgagctgcgcctctagctaagctgtttcagtacagctacaacactgacatctacccaacaaagtgaaaaattgcccaagtatgtcctgtccacagaaagcaggataaatccaacacaGTCAATTACCATCCcattagaacaagaacaaagaacagtacagcacaggaacaggccattcggccctccaagcctgcgccaatcttgatgcctgtctaaaataAAACCTCTGcaattccggggtccgtatccctctattcccttcctattcatgtatttgtcaagatgcctcttaaaagtcattatcgtacctgcttccaccacctcccccggcagcaagttccaggcattcaccaccctctgtgtaaaaatcttgcctcgcacatcccctctaaactttgcccctcgcaccttaaacctatgtcccctagtaactgactcttccgccctgggaaaaagcttctgactatccactctgtccatgccacttataactttgtaaacctctatcatgtcacccctccacctccgtcgttccagtgaaaccaatccgtgtttatccaacctctcctcatagctaatactatccagaccaggcaacatcctggtaaacttcttctgtaccctctccaaagcctccacatccttctggtagtgtggcgaccagaattgtacacaatattccaagtgtggcctaactaaggttctgtgcagctgcagcatgacttgccaattttatactctatgccccaaccgatgaaggcaagcatgccgtatgccttcttgactaccttatccaccagcgttgccactttcagtgatctgtggacctgtacgcccagatctctctgcctgtcaatactcctaagggttctgccatttactgtatacctcccacctgcattggaccttccaaaatgcattacctcacatttgtctggattaaactccatctgccatttctccgcccaagtctccaaccgatctatatcctgctgtatcctctgacaatcctcatcactgtccgcaactccaccaacctttgtgttgtccgcaaacttactaatcagaccagctacattttcctccaaatcatttatatatactacaaacagcaaaggtcccagcactgatccctgcggaacaccactagtcacagccctccattcagaaaaacacccatccactgataccctctgtcttctatgaccgagccagttctgtatccatcttgccagctcacctctgatcctgtgtgactgcaccttttgtaccaatctgccatgagggaccttgtcaaaggctttactgaagtccatgtagacaacatccactgcccttccttcatcaatcatcttcgtcacttcctcaaaaaactcgatcaagttagtgagacacgacctccccttcacaaaaccatgctcctCTCgccaataagtccatttgtttccaaatgggagtaaatcctgtcccaaagaatcctctccaataatttccctaccactgacataaggctcaccggcctgtaatttcctggattatccttgctacccttcttaaacaaaggaacaacattggctattctccagtcctctgggacctcacctgtagccaatgaggatacaaagatttctgtcaaggccccagcaatttcctcccttgcctccctcagtattctggggtagatcccatcaggccctgggaacttatctaccttaatgattttcaagacgcccaacacctcctcctttttgatatcgacatgacccagactatctacactcccttccttggactcatcatccaccaagtgcaCTTTAGtgtacactcaatcatcagcaaagtaatggaaggaatttcaaacagtgctatcaagctgcacttactcaccaataatctgctcaccaatgcttagtttggtttccaccaggacCAAGCCACTccattcaagggcaatgagggatgggcaataaatgctggcctagccagcgacgcccacaaacaACTAAAAAAGGGATAAATAAAGAAGGCAGACATAATATTGTTTATAAAAACAATCACATCGCTGAGAAGGGATGATTTGCTGGAAGGATCATCAATGAGGCCATATCAGTTGAACTGAAGAACAGGAAAGGGTCAATCACGCTACTGAGAGTGCAGTATAAGCCCCCAAgtagtcatagaacatagaacatagaacatacagcacagaacaggcccttcggcccacaatgttgtgccgatcctttgtcctctgtcaaggacaatttaatctataccccatcattctcctttatccatatacctatccaaaagccttttgaaagtccctaaagtttctgactcaacaacttccccgggcaaggcattccatgcctcgaccactctctgggtaaagaaccttcccctgacatcccccttatatctcccacccttcaccttaaatttatgaccccttgtaacgctttgctccacccggggaaaaagtttctgactgtctaccctatctattcccctgatcatcttataaacctctatcatgtcacccctcatccttctcctttctaatgagaagaggcctagaatgttcagcctttcctcgtaagacttattctccattccaggcaacatcctggtaaatctcctctgcaccctctccaaggcttccacatccttcctaaaatgaggcgaccagaactgcacacagtactccaaatgaggccttaccaaggtcctgtacagctgcatcatcacctcacggctcttaaattcaatccctctgctaatgaacgctaacaccccatatgccttcttcacagccctatccacttgagatgcaactttcaatgatctatgcacatagaccccaaggtctctctgctcctccacatgcccaagaaccctaccgttaacccagtattttgcattcatgtttgtccttccaaaatggacgacctcacacttttcagggttaaactccatctgccacttttcagcccagcactgcaacctatccaagtccctttgcagacgacaatagccctcctcggtatccacaactccaccaacctttgtatcatctgcaaatttactgacccacccttcgacttcctcatccaagtcgttaataaaaatcacaaacaggagaggacccagaactgatccctgcggcacgccactggtaactgggctccaggctgagtatttaccatctaagaccactctctgccttctatcagttagccaattcttaatccaactggccacattccccactatcccatgcctcctgactttctccataagtctaccatgggggaccttatcaaatgccttactaaaatccatgtacaccacatccactggtttaccctcatccacttgcttggtcacctgctcaaagaattcaatcaggcttgtgaggcaagacctacccctcacaaaaccgtgctgactgtcccgaatcaagcagtgtctttccagatgctcagaaatcctatccctcagcaccttttccatcaacttgcctaccaccgaagtaagactaactggcctgtaattcccagggttgttcctattccctttcttgaacaggggcacaacatttgccaccctccaatcacctggtaccacccccgtcagcagagaagatgaaaagatcattgccagcggctctgcaatttcatcccttgcttcccataacatccttggatataccccgtcaggcccgggagacttgtctatcttcaagttattcaaaaaccccaacacatcttccctcctaacgagcacttcctcgagcttaccagtctgtttcacaccataGTCAGAGCGAGACAGAAGAGCAAACATGtaggcaaagtctatgggccctgacaacattcgggctatagtactgaagacctgtgctccagagtagccacacccctagccaagctattccagtaaagctacaatactagcatccacccagcaatgtggaaaattgtgcagggatgtcctgtgcacaaaatgcaggacaaatctaacccggccaattactgccctatcagtctacaccctgtcatcagtaaagtgatggaacgggtcatcaacagtgctatcaagcggcatttgctttgcaataacctgctcaatttgtgttctgccagggccactcagctcctgtcctcattacagtcttggtcgaaacgtggacaaaagagctgaaatccagaggt comes from Heterodontus francisci isolate sHetFra1 chromosome 5, sHetFra1.hap1, whole genome shotgun sequence and encodes:
- the LOC137369859 gene encoding actin-2-like — its product is MAVVVDNGTGIIKAGFAGDDIPRAAFPSIVGIPQRQDAMVSKGPKDHCVGDEARDRPDIWISKYPIKHGIVTNWDDMEKIWHHAFYDELQVTPAERPVLLTEAPLNPKANREKMTQMIFESFAPPGFYVALPGVLSMYATGRITGLVLDCGDGVTYAMPVNDGYMVPDSVRRLSFAGRELNDYLIESLIHRRCHFITPAEKLVATHIKEKLCYVALDYDQEMAMAASSSSLDKNYELPDGQVITISNERFQCPEALFQPSFLGMPSAGVHETANDSIKACESCIRSGLYANIVLAGGSTMFPGIADRMLKEITELAPNTMKINIIAPPERKYSVWIGGSILASLSTFQQMWITKQEYDESGPSIVHRKCF